In the genome of Rhodoplanes sp. Z2-YC6860, one region contains:
- a CDS encoding L,D-transpeptidase, with the protein MTLLRLLLGIKFALLFVLASPQAFAQGRDGGDQPGYVPNSADEQLDPKWQKTVVFYRTTEAPGTIIVQTSERYLYVVQPGGRALRYGIGVGRDGFQWQGLLKITRKQEWPDWTPPEEMIQRQPYLPRWMAGGPGNPLGARALYLGTTVYRIHGTNQPQTIGTQVSSGCFRLTNPDVTDLFERIPVGTKVVVRQRPEV; encoded by the coding sequence ATGACACTGCTTCGGCTCCTTTTGGGCATCAAATTTGCGCTTCTTTTTGTGCTTGCGTCGCCACAGGCCTTCGCTCAGGGCCGCGATGGTGGCGATCAGCCGGGCTACGTCCCCAATTCGGCAGACGAGCAGCTCGATCCGAAATGGCAGAAGACAGTGGTGTTCTATCGCACCACGGAAGCGCCGGGCACGATCATCGTCCAGACCAGCGAGCGGTATCTGTATGTGGTGCAGCCCGGTGGCCGCGCCCTGCGCTACGGGATCGGCGTCGGCCGTGACGGCTTCCAGTGGCAGGGGCTCTTGAAGATCACCCGCAAGCAGGAATGGCCGGATTGGACGCCGCCAGAAGAGATGATCCAGCGCCAGCCCTATCTGCCGCGCTGGATGGCCGGCGGTCCGGGCAATCCGCTCGGCGCCCGCGCGCTCTATCTGGGCACCACGGTCTACCGCATTCACGGCACCAACCAGCCGCAGACCATCGGCACCCAAGTGTCGTCCGGCTGCTTCCGTTTGACCAATCCGGACGTGACCGATCTGTTCGAGCGCATTCCGGTCGGCACCAAGGTCGTGGTCCGGCAGCGTCCGGAAGTCTGA
- a CDS encoding amino acid ABC transporter substrate-binding protein: MARFIGRNFTTGLLIGIIIAIGVGIAAYAYERYDTKTLNRTVRRDAVYCGVNTGLPGFSAQDDKGNWTGFDVDFCRAIAAAIFDDPKKVKFVPLDAKERFEELGKRKIDVLARNSSWTMSRETEYYLQFAGVSYYDGQGFMTPRSGNKQSALELDGSKVCVQDETTTKLNLADYFRANNMKYEEKKFGNIDDMFKAYATGQCDVLTSDVSQLYALRLKLEKPNEHDILADVISKEPLAPVVRQKDDDWYLLVKWTLFALINAEELGINSKNIDEAMKSKKPDVMRFVGAEGDYGEWLGLEKNWAARIIRHVGNYGEIYERNVGSGSKLGIPRGLNQLWSNGGILYAPPIR; this comes from the coding sequence ATGGCCAGATTCATCGGGCGTAATTTCACGACCGGTCTTCTGATCGGCATTATCATCGCCATCGGTGTCGGGATCGCGGCCTATGCCTACGAGCGCTACGACACCAAGACGCTGAACCGCACGGTGCGGCGCGACGCGGTCTATTGCGGCGTCAACACCGGGCTGCCGGGCTTCTCGGCGCAGGACGACAAGGGCAACTGGACCGGCTTCGACGTCGACTTCTGCCGCGCCATTGCGGCGGCGATCTTCGACGACCCGAAGAAGGTGAAGTTCGTGCCGCTCGACGCCAAGGAGCGGTTCGAGGAGCTCGGCAAGCGCAAGATCGACGTGCTGGCGCGCAACTCGAGCTGGACCATGTCGCGCGAGACCGAATACTACCTGCAGTTCGCCGGTGTCTCGTATTACGACGGCCAGGGCTTCATGACGCCGCGCTCGGGCAACAAGCAGTCGGCGCTGGAGCTCGACGGCAGCAAGGTCTGCGTGCAGGACGAGACCACCACGAAGCTCAACCTCGCCGATTACTTCCGCGCCAACAACATGAAGTACGAGGAGAAGAAGTTCGGCAACATCGACGACATGTTCAAGGCTTATGCGACGGGCCAGTGCGATGTGCTGACCTCCGATGTGTCGCAGCTCTACGCGCTGCGGCTCAAGCTCGAAAAGCCCAACGAGCATGACATCCTGGCCGACGTGATCTCCAAGGAGCCGCTCGCTCCGGTGGTTCGCCAGAAGGACGACGACTGGTACCTCCTGGTGAAGTGGACGCTGTTCGCGCTGATCAACGCCGAAGAGCTGGGTATCAACTCCAAGAACATCGACGAGGCGATGAAGTCGAAGAAGCCGGACGTGATGCGCTTCGTCGGCGCCGAAGGCGACTATGGCGAATGGCTCGGCCTCGAAAAGAACTGGGCGGCCCGCATCATCCGCCACGTCGGCAATTACGGCGAGATCTATGAGCGCAACGTCGGCTCGGGCTCCAAGCTTGGCATTCCGCGCGGCCTGAACCAGCTTTGGAGCAACGGCGGCATCCTCTACGCACCGCCGATCCGCTGA
- a CDS encoding MFS transporter, translated as MPLLRHPSAHSWGALAPFRVRSYRYQWPADLVTSWAFEMETLILGWYMLVETNSVVMLTIFGALLYVGTLIAPLIGVLSDRVGHRVMLTGMRSAYALVAGTLTTLAFTGTLRPAIVLVLAFFTGLLRPSDMGLRGAMIADTMPPGTLTAAMGISRTTTDTARIFGALTGAGLFAAIGIGPSYIAITAIYVVGAILTWNAVVPDAAREVHQSKDPGPELSPWRELWEGMVLVWNTPRLLAIVWYAFLFNFAVFPLTNGLMPYAAKDIFLTDQKGLGYLVASVALGAFIGSLGMTRSGMRTELAQIMIVAAVIWHILVLVFAQTHTLEAGAAMLVLCGFAQSLTMVSHTVILLSASDHRYRGRIMGVRMLAIYSLPLGLLVAGGLINLIGYRATASCYAIVGLAFTVLIAVRWRASLWQARTFAEAPAAGVGG; from the coding sequence ATGCCTTTGCTCCGCCACCCTTCGGCCCATTCCTGGGGCGCGCTCGCCCCGTTCCGGGTCCGCAGCTACCGTTACCAATGGCCCGCGGACCTTGTGACGTCCTGGGCGTTCGAAATGGAGACACTCATCCTCGGTTGGTACATGCTGGTCGAGACCAACTCCGTGGTGATGCTCACGATCTTCGGCGCGCTGCTCTATGTCGGCACGCTGATCGCGCCGCTGATCGGCGTCTTGAGCGATCGCGTCGGCCATCGCGTGATGCTGACCGGGATGCGATCGGCTTACGCGCTGGTCGCGGGCACGCTGACGACGCTCGCCTTCACCGGCACGCTCAGGCCCGCGATCGTGCTGGTGCTGGCCTTTTTCACCGGACTTCTTCGACCATCCGACATGGGGCTGCGCGGCGCGATGATCGCCGACACCATGCCGCCCGGCACGCTTACGGCCGCGATGGGCATTTCCCGCACCACCACCGACACCGCGCGCATCTTCGGCGCGCTGACCGGCGCAGGACTGTTTGCGGCGATCGGCATCGGGCCGAGTTATATCGCCATCACCGCGATCTACGTGGTCGGCGCGATCCTGACCTGGAATGCTGTGGTGCCCGACGCGGCACGGGAGGTGCATCAGTCGAAGGACCCCGGGCCAGAGCTCTCGCCATGGCGCGAGCTCTGGGAGGGCATGGTGCTGGTCTGGAACACGCCCAGGCTGCTCGCCATCGTGTGGTACGCGTTCCTGTTCAACTTCGCGGTGTTCCCGCTGACCAACGGCCTCATGCCTTATGCCGCCAAGGACATATTCCTCACCGACCAGAAGGGCCTCGGCTATCTGGTGGCGAGCGTCGCGCTCGGCGCTTTCATCGGCTCGCTCGGCATGACGCGCTCCGGCATGCGGACCGAGCTCGCCCAGATCATGATCGTCGCCGCGGTGATCTGGCACATTCTGGTGCTGGTCTTCGCGCAGACGCACACGCTCGAAGCCGGCGCCGCCATGCTGGTGCTGTGCGGCTTCGCGCAAAGCCTCACGATGGTGAGCCACACCGTGATCCTGCTCAGCGCTTCGGATCACCGCTACCGCGGCCGCATCATGGGCGTGCGGATGCTGGCGATCTACAGCTTGCCGCTCGGCCTGCTCGTCGCCGGCGGCCTGATCAATCTCATCGGCTACCGTGCCACGGCTTCGTGCTATGCGATCGTGGGACTTGCCTTCACGGTGCTGATCGCGGTGCGCTGGCGCGCGTCGCTGTGGCAGGCGCGCACCTTCGCCGAGGCGCCGGCGGCCGGCGTGGGGGGCTGA
- a CDS encoding putative zinc-binding metallopeptidase, with product MPDRKKLKTQGKRKRWAGWSDDKLLQLRFKDLKLSMRGSWLADCMRELNRELAGHGIPVRPHAWLSTEWFSPEHTPGIAIPFYLAHPRLMRLERKMIIDVEGGTHAECMRILRHEMGHVMQHSYALHRDRRWQRLFGRSSTRYPNYYRPDPASRNFVQHLRLWYAQSHPDEDFAETFAVWLTPRSNWRKRYEGWPALKKLQYVDELMAEIAERRPVVTRRTELEPLRSVRMTLGEHYREKLEHYSVDTPRAYDRDLMRIFSNSPKHRNSPPAATFIRHHRAEFRRLISKWTGEYQLTLDTVLDEMIERCRELKLRAVGSDRQLRTDFMVLLTAKTVHSLYSPQRRQWIAL from the coding sequence GTGCCGGATCGCAAGAAGCTCAAGACGCAAGGGAAGCGCAAACGCTGGGCCGGCTGGTCCGACGACAAGCTGCTTCAGCTTCGCTTCAAGGATCTCAAGCTCTCAATGCGCGGCAGCTGGCTCGCCGACTGCATGCGCGAGCTCAACCGCGAGCTTGCCGGTCACGGCATTCCGGTGCGGCCGCACGCGTGGCTGTCGACCGAATGGTTCAGTCCCGAACACACGCCGGGCATCGCCATTCCGTTCTATCTCGCGCATCCGCGCCTGATGCGGCTCGAGCGCAAGATGATCATCGATGTCGAAGGCGGCACGCATGCGGAATGCATGCGCATCCTGCGTCACGAGATGGGTCACGTGATGCAGCATTCCTATGCACTTCATCGTGATCGGCGCTGGCAGCGGCTGTTCGGACGGTCCTCAACGAGGTATCCAAATTATTACCGTCCCGATCCCGCGAGCAGGAATTTTGTTCAACATTTGCGGCTATGGTACGCGCAAAGCCATCCCGACGAGGACTTTGCCGAGACCTTCGCCGTATGGCTGACACCGCGATCGAACTGGCGCAAACGTTACGAAGGCTGGCCGGCCTTGAAGAAGCTGCAATACGTCGACGAACTGATGGCGGAGATCGCCGAGCGCAGGCCGGTGGTGACGCGGCGCACCGAGCTCGAGCCGTTGCGTTCGGTGCGCATGACGCTCGGCGAACACTACCGCGAGAAGCTTGAGCACTATTCGGTCGACACGCCGCGTGCCTACGACCGCGACCTGATGCGCATTTTTTCCAACAGCCCGAAGCATCGCAATTCGCCGCCGGCTGCGACCTTCATCCGCCACCATCGTGCGGAATTCCGCCGGCTGATCTCGAAATGGACCGGCGAATATCAGCTCACGCTGGACACCGTGCTCGATGAGATGATCGAGCGTTGCCGTGAGCTCAAGCTCCGCGCTGTCGGCTCCGACCGGCAGCTGCGCACCGACTTCATGGTGCTGCTCACCGCCAAGACCGTGCATTCGCTCTACAGCCCGCAGCGACGACAGTGGATCGCGCTATGA
- a CDS encoding D-alanine--D-alanine ligase family protein: MKSCRVLLLTHPDLVPPESLKGFSEAEVNVWKTEYDVVSTLRGAGHEVMPLGVDSELRPIRDAIESFKPNVVFNLLEEFHGEAVYDHSVVSYLELTRVPYTGCNPRGLVLARGKDLAKKLVHYHRVPTPAFAVFPMGRKVKRPPRLSLPLIVKSLNEDASMGIAQASVVETDEALAERVTFIHQRIGTAAIAEQYIEGREIYVGVLGNDRRRVLPIWELQFGDLASGTRPIATEKVKHDIEYQARHGVEEGPAKGLTPAIAARIQSMVKRICRTLDLDGYARIDFRLAADGTPYFIEANPNPEIAKAEEFARSAQHDGLKYPDLLNRILQLGIARARAGGMAE, from the coding sequence ATGAAGAGCTGTCGCGTCCTCCTGCTCACCCATCCGGACCTGGTGCCGCCGGAATCGCTCAAGGGATTCAGCGAGGCCGAGGTCAACGTCTGGAAGACCGAATACGACGTGGTCTCGACGCTTCGCGGCGCGGGTCACGAGGTGATGCCGCTTGGCGTCGATAGCGAGCTCCGCCCGATCCGCGACGCGATCGAGAGCTTCAAGCCGAATGTGGTGTTCAATCTTCTCGAGGAATTTCACGGCGAGGCCGTCTACGACCACAGCGTGGTGAGCTATCTCGAACTGACCCGCGTGCCCTACACCGGCTGCAATCCGCGCGGCCTGGTGCTGGCGCGCGGCAAGGACCTCGCCAAGAAGCTCGTGCACTATCATCGCGTGCCGACACCGGCTTTCGCGGTGTTTCCGATGGGCCGCAAGGTCAAGCGGCCGCCGCGGCTCAGCCTGCCGCTGATCGTGAAAAGCCTCAACGAAGACGCCTCGATGGGCATCGCCCAGGCTTCGGTGGTCGAGACCGACGAGGCCTTGGCCGAGCGCGTCACCTTCATCCATCAGCGGATCGGCACCGCGGCGATCGCCGAGCAGTACATCGAGGGCCGCGAGATCTACGTGGGCGTCCTTGGCAACGACCGCCGCCGCGTGCTGCCGATCTGGGAGCTGCAGTTCGGCGATCTCGCGTCGGGCACGCGGCCGATCGCGACCGAGAAGGTGAAGCACGACATCGAATACCAGGCGCGCCACGGCGTCGAGGAGGGCCCGGCCAAGGGGCTTACGCCTGCGATCGCGGCTCGCATCCAGAGCATGGTCAAGCGCATCTGCCGCACGCTCGATCTCGACGGCTATGCGCGCATCGATTTCCGGCTGGCCGCCGACGGCACGCCGTATTTCATCGAAGCCAATCCCAATCCGGAAATCGCCAAGGCCGAGGAATTCGCCCGCTCGGCCCAGCATGACGGGCTGAAATATCCGGACCTGCTCAACCGCATTCTCCAGCTCGGCATCGCCCGGGCGCGGGCCGGCGGGATGGCGGAGTAA
- a CDS encoding IS110 family transposase, with product MDTIYVGIDVSKDRLDVHVRPGGEAFAVERNGKGLEDLVDRLRGLSPSLIAVEATGGFETIVAAAVAGAGLPLAVVNPAQVRHFAQAIGKRAKTDPIDAGVIAHFAEAVKPEPRPMPEETAVLLAELVGRRRQIIEMLVAERQREKHASNVRVRKSLARHIAVLEKELPSIDRDIDGLVRGAPVWREKEDLLISVPGIKNTLARIFLAEAPELGNLDRRRIASLAGVAPYTRQSGRWRGKAMIGGGRTALRSALFIAALTASRHNPVLKAFYARLLAAGKPKKVALIAVARKLLTIINAMLRDSRKWQNT from the coding sequence ATGGACACGATCTACGTTGGCATTGATGTATCGAAAGACCGTCTGGACGTTCATGTGCGCCCTGGCGGTGAGGCCTTTGCGGTCGAGCGGAACGGCAAGGGTCTGGAAGACCTGGTGGACCGTCTGCGAGGGCTTTCGCCTTCGCTGATTGCGGTGGAGGCGACGGGCGGCTTTGAGACGATCGTTGCGGCAGCGGTGGCTGGAGCTGGACTTCCGCTTGCAGTGGTGAACCCAGCTCAAGTTCGGCACTTCGCACAGGCCATCGGCAAGCGCGCCAAGACCGATCCGATCGATGCGGGCGTGATCGCCCACTTCGCGGAGGCGGTCAAACCTGAGCCGCGGCCGATGCCTGAAGAAACAGCCGTGCTGCTCGCCGAGTTGGTCGGCCGGCGGCGCCAGATCATCGAGATGCTGGTGGCCGAGCGGCAGCGCGAGAAGCACGCCAGCAACGTGCGGGTTCGCAAGAGCCTGGCGCGGCACATTGCCGTTCTCGAGAAGGAACTGCCGAGCATCGATCGGGACATCGATGGTCTGGTTCGTGGCGCCCCGGTCTGGCGGGAGAAGGAGGACCTGCTCATCTCGGTTCCCGGAATCAAGAACACGCTGGCCCGCATCTTCCTCGCGGAAGCGCCTGAGCTCGGCAACCTCGATCGCCGTCGCATCGCAAGCCTGGCTGGTGTGGCGCCCTACACCAGACAATCGGGCCGCTGGCGGGGCAAGGCCATGATCGGCGGAGGTCGCACGGCGCTTCGCTCGGCTCTGTTCATTGCCGCCTTGACGGCCAGTCGCCACAACCCGGTGCTCAAGGCCTTCTACGCCCGACTGCTCGCCGCCGGTAAGCCAAAGAAGGTCGCGCTCATCGCGGTGGCCAGGAAGCTCCTCACCATCATCAACGCCATGCTCAGAGACAGCAGAAAATGGCAAAACACTTGA
- a CDS encoding sulfite exporter TauE/SafE family protein, which produces MDFLGTPDIGTLAFVGLMVASLVTSFIGVFTGAAGGIVLLGLMAMVMPPLALIPVHTVVMLGSGVTRTMIMWRNVMRPAVIPFVIGSLLGAALGARVFVALSTTWLEFILGAFILFVTWMPKLGRFGAERGRFAILGFMTTFLGVFVSATGTLLAPFIAASTPDRRIHVATMGALMAITHIAKIAAFGFIGFAIGSYVPLMAAMIVAGAVGNWVGEVALLKTSEKSFRLVLQVALTLLGLQLLWRAAQGAGLI; this is translated from the coding sequence ATGGACTTCCTCGGCACCCCGGATATCGGGACGCTCGCATTTGTCGGCCTGATGGTCGCCTCGCTGGTCACGTCGTTCATCGGCGTGTTCACGGGCGCTGCCGGCGGCATCGTGCTGCTCGGGCTGATGGCCATGGTGATGCCGCCGCTCGCGCTCATTCCGGTGCACACCGTCGTGATGCTGGGCTCAGGCGTCACCCGCACCATGATCATGTGGCGCAATGTGATGCGGCCGGCCGTGATTCCCTTCGTGATCGGCTCGCTGCTTGGCGCGGCGCTAGGCGCCCGGGTGTTCGTCGCGCTCTCGACCACGTGGCTTGAGTTCATTCTCGGCGCCTTCATCCTGTTCGTGACCTGGATGCCGAAGCTCGGCCGGTTCGGCGCCGAACGTGGCCGCTTCGCCATTCTCGGATTCATGACCACCTTCCTCGGCGTGTTCGTCAGCGCCACCGGTACGCTGCTCGCGCCCTTCATCGCCGCGTCGACGCCGGACCGTCGTATTCATGTCGCCACCATGGGCGCGCTGATGGCGATCACCCACATCGCCAAGATCGCGGCCTTCGGCTTCATCGGTTTCGCGATCGGCAGCTATGTGCCGCTGATGGCCGCGATGATCGTGGCCGGCGCGGTCGGCAACTGGGTCGGCGAGGTCGCGCTGCTGAAAACCAGCGAGAAAAGCTTCCGTCTGGTGCTGCAGGTGGCGTTGACGCTGCTCGGTCTGCAGCTGCTCTGGCGAGCCGCGCAGGGCGCGGGCCTGATCTGA
- a CDS encoding VOC family protein → MAKFTWDHVHIRTPDPEATAQWFEKMLGAEVIRSMQQGAPRIDMKIGGANVFLAPVKTGDGVASPPQTPYQGLDHFGLSVTGIDAIAADLKAKGVKFTREPTTVRPGTRVCFIEGPQGVSIELLDRTV, encoded by the coding sequence ATGGCCAAATTCACTTGGGACCACGTCCACATCCGCACGCCCGATCCGGAGGCGACGGCGCAGTGGTTCGAGAAGATGCTCGGCGCGGAGGTCATCCGCAGCATGCAGCAGGGCGCGCCGCGCATCGACATGAAGATCGGCGGCGCCAATGTGTTCCTCGCCCCGGTGAAAACGGGTGACGGCGTCGCGTCGCCGCCGCAGACACCGTACCAGGGCCTCGACCATTTCGGCCTGTCGGTGACCGGCATCGACGCGATCGCGGCCGATCTCAAGGCCAAGGGCGTGAAGTTCACCCGCGAGCCGACCACGGTGCGTCCCGGCACCCGCGTCTGTTTCATCGAAGGGCCGCAGGGCGTGTCGATCGAGCTGCTCGACCGGACGGTCTGA
- the msrB gene encoding peptide-methionine (R)-S-oxide reductase MsrB, which produces MDTKTYPVTHSEAEWRKILSPEQFHIMREHGTERPGSCALNFEKRAGTFYCAGCEQTLFKSKKKFESGTGWPSFNDPEPGSIEETVDRTYGMIRTEVHCSRCGSHLGHVFPDGPPPTGLRYCINGVAMNFKPE; this is translated from the coding sequence ATGGACACCAAGACCTATCCGGTCACCCATTCCGAGGCCGAGTGGCGCAAGATCCTGTCGCCCGAGCAATTCCACATCATGCGCGAGCACGGCACCGAACGGCCGGGCAGTTGCGCTCTCAACTTCGAAAAGCGCGCCGGCACGTTCTATTGTGCCGGCTGCGAGCAGACGCTGTTCAAATCGAAGAAGAAGTTCGAGAGCGGCACCGGCTGGCCGAGCTTCAACGATCCGGAGCCCGGCTCGATTGAGGAGACTGTGGACCGGACCTACGGCATGATCCGCACGGAGGTGCATTGCAGCCGCTGCGGCAGCCATCTCGGCCATGTGTTTCCGGACGGCCCGCCGCCTACCGGATTGCGCTATTGCATCAATGGCGTGGCGATGAACTTCAAGCCGGAGTGA
- a CDS encoding patatin-like phospholipase family protein, with the protein MNDTTAANGPNHGKHKQFEQVALVLQGGGALGSYQAGVYQALAEQGVHPDWVAGISIGAINSALIAGNLPGKRVERLREFWESITESALGVPYFKSLEIQNAYTRQALNQAWAANILMFGVPNFFTPRLPPPVLWPSQHPGKASYYDTSPLVATLNRLVDFDLLNSGAMRFSVGAVEVDTGNFAYFDTAHPHDKVRVRAEHILASGSLPPGFPATMVDDKYYWDGGLVSNTPLQWVLDSRPRVDRLVFQIDLWNARGLVPKDLIGVEVRQKEIQYSSRTRAATDQYRYTQKLRIAAANLIKKLPPDLRDSEDARLLATEANDKVCNIVHLIYRARAYEGVAKDFEFSRRTMEEHWKSGYENAKQTLTAPGIMDLPDRQEGVKVFDICKGEAS; encoded by the coding sequence GTGAACGACACGACCGCGGCCAACGGCCCAAATCACGGCAAGCACAAGCAGTTCGAGCAGGTCGCCCTGGTGCTTCAGGGCGGCGGCGCGCTCGGCTCCTACCAGGCCGGTGTCTATCAGGCGCTGGCCGAGCAAGGCGTGCACCCGGACTGGGTTGCCGGCATCTCGATCGGCGCCATCAACTCAGCGCTGATTGCCGGTAATCTGCCGGGGAAGCGCGTGGAGCGGCTCCGCGAGTTCTGGGAAAGCATCACCGAATCCGCGCTCGGCGTGCCCTATTTCAAGTCGCTGGAAATCCAGAACGCCTACACCCGCCAGGCGCTCAATCAGGCCTGGGCGGCGAACATCCTTATGTTCGGTGTGCCGAACTTCTTTACGCCGCGGCTGCCGCCGCCGGTGCTATGGCCGAGCCAGCATCCCGGCAAGGCAAGCTATTACGACACCTCACCGCTCGTTGCGACGCTCAATCGCCTGGTGGATTTCGATCTGCTCAACTCCGGGGCGATGCGTTTCAGCGTCGGTGCCGTGGAGGTCGACACCGGAAACTTCGCTTACTTCGACACGGCGCATCCGCACGACAAGGTCAGGGTCCGGGCCGAGCACATCCTGGCGAGCGGCTCGCTGCCACCGGGATTCCCGGCGACCATGGTCGACGACAAGTATTATTGGGACGGTGGCCTCGTCTCCAACACGCCGTTGCAATGGGTGCTCGACAGCCGGCCGCGGGTTGACCGGCTCGTGTTTCAGATTGATCTCTGGAACGCACGGGGCCTGGTGCCCAAGGACCTGATCGGCGTCGAGGTGCGCCAGAAGGAGATTCAGTATTCCAGCCGTACGCGTGCTGCGACCGACCAGTACAGGTACACGCAGAAGCTCCGCATCGCGGCCGCCAATCTCATCAAGAAGCTGCCTCCGGACCTGCGCGACAGCGAGGACGCCAGGCTTCTGGCGACCGAAGCCAACGACAAGGTCTGCAACATCGTACACCTGATCTATCGCGCGCGAGCCTATGAGGGCGTCGCCAAAGACTTCGAGTTTTCCCGGCGCACCATGGAGGAACACTGGAAGAGCGGCTACGAAAACGCGAAGCAGACGCTCACCGCGCCCGGCATCATGGACCTGCCGGACCGGCAGGAGGGCGTGAAGGTGTTCGACATCTGCAAGGGCGAGGCGAGTTGA
- a CDS encoding acetoacetate decarboxylase: protein MKETEVLQRAFAMPLTSPAYPIGPYRFVDREFLIITYRTDPKKLRELVPEPLQVDEPLVKFEFIRMPDSTGFGDYTESGQVIPVSFKGRKGGYSHCMFLNDHPPIAGGRELWGFPKKLAQPTLRAEIDTLVGTLDYGPVRIATGTMGYKHTALDHAAVAASLAAPNFLLKIMPHVDGTPRICELVEYELQDITLKGAWTGPAALNLVSHALAPLAELPVLEVVSGTHIIADLTLGLGRVVHDYLA, encoded by the coding sequence ATGAAAGAAACCGAAGTGCTGCAGCGGGCGTTCGCGATGCCGCTGACCAGCCCGGCCTATCCGATCGGTCCTTACCGTTTCGTCGATCGTGAATTCCTCATCATCACCTACCGCACCGATCCGAAGAAGCTGCGCGAACTCGTGCCGGAGCCGCTTCAGGTCGACGAGCCGCTGGTTAAATTCGAGTTCATCCGCATGCCCGACTCGACTGGCTTCGGCGACTACACCGAAAGCGGGCAGGTGATCCCGGTGTCGTTCAAGGGCCGCAAAGGCGGCTACTCGCACTGCATGTTCCTCAACGATCATCCGCCGATCGCCGGCGGGCGTGAGCTGTGGGGCTTCCCGAAGAAGCTCGCACAACCGACATTGCGCGCCGAGATCGACACGCTGGTGGGAACGCTCGACTACGGCCCGGTCCGCATCGCAACCGGCACCATGGGCTACAAACACACGGCCTTGGATCACGCGGCGGTCGCGGCGTCGCTCGCGGCGCCGAACTTTCTGCTCAAGATCATGCCGCACGTGGACGGCACGCCCCGCATCTGCGAGCTGGTCGAATACGAGCTGCAGGACATCACGCTGAAAGGCGCCTGGACCGGCCCGGCGGCGTTGAACCTCGTGTCGCACGCGTTGGCGCCGCTCGCGGAGCTGCCCGTGCTTGAGGTCGTGTCCGGCACTCACATCATCGCCGACCTGACGCTCGGCCTCGGCCGGGTCGTGCACGACTATCTGGCTTGA
- a CDS encoding DUF938 domain-containing protein has translation MAEFVVEFGKDAAPPEDGRLDAAAFHRNHAAIAPVLETFLRNRTGDVLEIGSGTGQHAIAFASRLPGITWWPTDLNDNHLRSIAAWRAHAKIPDVQAPVRLDASASDWKLREHRLPTSFIAMFCANVIHIAPWSVAEGLFAGAGRHLAAGARLFLYGPFRREGAHNAPSNAEFDQSLRNRDPSWGVRDTADLKKLADANGLRFVELVEMPSNNATLVFERNAQAR, from the coding sequence ATGGCTGAGTTTGTTGTTGAGTTCGGCAAGGATGCCGCGCCACCGGAAGACGGACGGCTCGACGCCGCAGCGTTTCATCGCAACCACGCCGCGATCGCGCCGGTGCTTGAAACGTTTCTCCGCAACCGTACGGGCGATGTGCTGGAAATCGGCAGCGGCACCGGCCAGCACGCCATCGCCTTCGCGAGCCGCCTGCCCGGCATCACCTGGTGGCCGACCGACCTCAACGACAATCACCTGCGCAGCATCGCGGCATGGCGGGCGCATGCGAAGATTCCCGACGTTCAGGCGCCCGTGCGGCTCGACGCGAGCGCTTCGGACTGGAAACTGCGCGAGCACCGCCTGCCCACGTCATTCATCGCCATGTTCTGCGCCAACGTGATCCACATCGCGCCGTGGTCGGTTGCGGAAGGGTTGTTCGCCGGCGCCGGCCGTCATCTCGCAGCCGGCGCGCGGCTGTTCCTCTACGGTCCGTTCCGCCGGGAGGGAGCGCACAACGCACCAAGCAATGCCGAGTTCGACCAAAGCCTGCGCAACCGCGATCCGTCCTGGGGCGTGCGTGACACGGCGGATTTGAAGAAGCTCGCCGACGCGAACGGGCTTCGCTTCGTCGAACTGGTCGAAATGCCGTCGAACAACGCCACCTTGGTCTTCGAGCGGAACGCTCAAGCCAGATAG